From the Lathyrus oleraceus cultivar Zhongwan6 chromosome 4, CAAS_Psat_ZW6_1.0, whole genome shotgun sequence genome, one window contains:
- the LOC127137993 gene encoding uncharacterized protein LOC127137993 yields the protein MVNRNQNADDIIRQVRHDDVAADNNLATIVERIMVRNGVNFGLRRPNYTSPLAEYILQAEAPPMTKIPKFTKFVGDTTKSTVEHVARYLIESGDMSNDESLRMKFFPSSLTKNAFTWFTTLPQNSIHTWNQLERMFHEQFYMWQTKISLKELASVRRKFTEPIDDYLNRFRLLKARCFTQIPEHELVEMAAGGLDYLTRKKLDTQYLRDMTQLAHRGPGVECHPEGRLKFGDKTRSQMKTDSDPLQIAEAHYTEPEEVNLIEVADDFYMTEVTGDFVNGPVMSRVHEYFEQAPFDDFAQKDTGDVNKGNVEVSDVEDVGSSKLMMITKETTDNFIQMDKATDDLQK from the exons ATGGTGAATAGAAATCAAAATGCTGATGATATCATACGTCAAGTTCGACATGACGATGTGGCAGCAGATAATAACCTAGCAACTATAGTCGAAAGGATTATGGTTCGAAATGGGGTAAATTTTGGCCTTAGAAGGCCAAACTATACGTCGCCTTTAGCAGAGTATATCTTACAAGCGGAAGCACCCCCCATGAccaaaatccccaaattcaccAAGTTCGTTGGGGATACTACTAAGTCTACTGTTGAACACGTGGCAAGATATTTAATCGAGTCTGGAGATATGTCAAATGACGAGAGCCTTAGGATGAAATTTTTTCCAAGTTCTCTTACGAAGAATGCTTTCACATGGTTCACAACCTTGCCCCAAAATTCGATCCACACATGGAACCAACTGGAAAGAATGTTCCATGAGCAGTTCTACATGTGGCAAACGAAGATAAGTTTGAAAGAGTTGGCTAGTGTCAGACGAAAGTTCACTgagccaattgatgactatctGAACAGATTTCGACTACTTAAAGCCAGGTGTTTTACGCAAATACCAGAGCATGAATTGGTCGAAATGGCTGCTGGGGGCCTTGACTATTTGACTAGAAAGAAATTAGATACTCAATACCTAAGGGATATGACCCAATTAGCTCACAGA ggacCTGGTGTAGAGTGCCATCCAGAGGGAAGACTCAAGTTCGGAGACAAAACACGAAGCCAAATGAAGACCGACTCCGATCCTCTACAAATAGCTGAGGCTCATTATACTGAGCCAGAAGAAGTGAACCTTATTGAAGTCGCTGATGATTTTTACATGACAGAAGTCACTGGAGATTTCGTCAATGGACCTGTTATGTCTAGGGTTCATGAGTACTTCGAGCAAGCACCTTTTGATGATTTCGCCCAAAAGGATACAGGGGATGTCAACAAGGGAAATGTTGAAGTCTCGGATGTCGAGGACGTTGGAAGTTCAAAGTTAATGATGATTACTAAAGAAACAACTGATAATTTCATTCAGATGGACAAGGCCACTGACGACCTTCAAAAATAA
- the LOC127137992 gene encoding uncharacterized protein LOC127137992, translating into MCEEVWDVEEEVEVENEKDVSEETSDYSLRGDTLDSHELPYYANPTYPIIRKKLKAKEERLFKRKKKVGIGETVALTYECSSLLQRKLPPKLKYSGRFTIPCTIGEERISHALYDLGSSINLMPLRLLKKLKLGDLKSTNMTLTLVDLLITHLYGVKEDVLVNMDGLVFPTNFVVSEY; encoded by the exons ATGTGTGAAGAAGTATGGGATGTGGAAGAAGAGGTAGAAGTTGAAAACGAAAAAGATGTGAGTGAAGAAACAAGTGACTACTCTCTGAGGGGGGATACACTTGATAGTCATGAACTACCTTACTATGCCAACCCAACTTATCCAATCATTAGGAAGAAATTGAAAGCAAAAGAAGAAAGACTTTTTAAAAG AAAGAAGAAAGTAGGTATAGGTGAAACTGTTGCTTTGACATATGAGTGTAGTTCTTTACTCCAAAGAAAACTTCCACCAAAGTTGAAATATTCAGGAAGGTTTACCATTCCTTGTACCATAGGTGAAGAAAGAATTTCACATGCACTTTATGATTTGGGTTCTAGCATTAACTTAATGCCTCTTAGACTATTGAAGAAACTGAAATTGGGAGATCTGAAATCAACAAATATGACTCTTACATTGGTCGATCTCTTAATCACTCATTTGTATGGGGTCAAAGAAGATGTGCTCGTTAATATGGATGGATTGGTGTTTCCGACAAATTTTGTTGTAAGTGAATATTAA